A genomic window from Salmo salar chromosome ssa23, Ssal_v3.1, whole genome shotgun sequence includes:
- the srd5a3 gene encoding polyprenal reductase — MPTLLGFCVIDFLWLSLALCFLLAFCVHRLSRYLPTGCEHSKLYILFQDLIRYGKTKGPLKRDHWLRVFDIPKRWFWHFYAISVVWNGFLIVLSLHMIVWGQKFPSWLTDILGFLTTGGPVAVRQVPQVSAVLVQMLLWVHSLRRLLECHLVSVFSDGVIHIVQYIFGLGYYILLGLTVLCSDPLIIEEGSPAFPLLSQLRWYHVAGAVLFSWASLLQHRSLVLLARLRTGGSGTVETLAHRVPSGGWFELVSCPHYLAELLIYVSLGIVSGSHALTWWLVVLYVLFNQALAAQLCHEFYTSKFQSYPQHRKAFLPYLL; from the exons ATGCCAACACTTTTAGGATTTTGTGTTATTGATTTCCTGTGGTTATCCTTGGCTTTATGCTTTCTCTTAGCTTTTTGTGTCCACAGACTTTCACGTTACCTGCCGACTGGATGTGAGCATTCAAAACTGTATATATTATTCCAGGATCTAATCCGATACGGTAAAACCAAGGGACCACTGAAACGAGACCACTGGCTGCGTGTTTTTGATATCCCAAAAAG ATGGTTCTGGCACTTCTATGCAATATCTGTTGTCTGGAACGGTTTTCTTATTGTCCTGTCACTTCACATGATTGTATGGGGCCAGAAATTCCCATCATGGTTGACTGACATATTGGGATTCCTGACTACTGGTGGACCAGTGGCAGTCAGGCAAG TTCCACAGGTGTCAGCTGTGCTGGTGCAGATGCTGTTGTGGGTTCATTCCCTTAGACGACTACTGGAGTGCCACTTGGTCAGCGTGTTCTCTGATGGGGTCATTCacattgttcagtatatatttggcTTGGGCTACTACATTTTACTGGGGCTGACAGTGCTGTGCTCGGATCCTTTGATAATTGAAGAAG GGAGCCCTGCTTTCCCATTGCTCTCCCAGCTGAGGTGGTACCATGTGGCTGGAGCTGTACTCTTTTCCTGGGCCTCTCTGCTGCAGCACCGCTCCCTGGTCCTGCTGGCCAGACTGCGCACTGGAGGATCAG GGACAGTGGAGACTCTAGCCCACAGGGTTCCCAGTGGAGGCTGGTTTGAGCTGGTCTCCTGTCCTCATTACTTAGCTGAGCTGCTGATCTATGTGTCTCTGGGGATTGTGTCTGGAAGTCACGCTCTCACCTGGTGGCTCGTTGTCCTCTATGTGCTCTTCAACCAGGCGCTGGCCGCCCAGCTCTGTCATGAGTTTTACACAAGCAAGTTTCAGTCTTACCCACAGCATCGCAAAGCATTCCTCCCTTATTTATTGTAA
- the LOC106584122 gene encoding transmembrane protein 165, producing MYLLAGRRNGSANRSVMCVLLPLVVAVLSAGVSGMQEENKPVQEQPQQEKTPTAHAIGPEVSENDSSKSGDLGFIHAFVAAISVIIVSELGDKTFFIAAIMAMRYNRLTVLLGAMLALGVMTCLSVMFGYATTIIPRIYTYYVSTALFAIFGVRMLREGLKMSPDEGQEELEEVQAEIKKKDEELQRSKLVNGASDVELGSGSSHPQGKWHNFISPVFIQAFTLTFLAEWGDRSQLTTIILAAREDPFGVAVGGTLGHCLCTGLAVVGGRMIAQKISVRTVTIVGGIMFLAFAFSALFVKPDAGI from the exons ATGTATCTACTGGCCGGCAGAAGGAATGGAAGTGCTAACAGAAGTGTGATGTGTGTCCTGCTGCCCCTGGTTGTCGCGGTGTTGTCAGCCGGAGTTTCTGGGATGCAGGAGGAAAACAAACCAGTCCAAGAACAACCGCAACAAgag AAAACACCTACTGCTCATGCTATTGGCCCAGAGGTCAGTGAAAATGATTCCAGCAAATCTGGTGACCTGGGCTTCATCCATGCCTTTGTTGCTGCCATCTCTGTCATCATTGTCTCTGAGCTGGGAGACAAGACTTTCTTCATCGCTGCCATCATGGCTATGCGCTACAACCGCCTCACTGTGCTGTTAGGGGCAATGCTAGCGCTTGGCGTTATGACCTGCCTTTCAG TGATGTTTGGCTATGCCACCACCATCATCCCCAGGATCTACACATACTACGTGTCCACGGCTCTGTTCGCCATCTTTGGTGTTCGCATGCTGAGAGAGGGGCTGAAAATGAGTCCAGACGAGGgtcaggaggagctggaggaggtgcAGGCTGAGATTAAAAAGAAGGATGAGGAG CTCCAGCGGTCTAAGCTGGTGAATGGGGCTTCAGATGTGGAGTTGGGCTCAGGGTCAAGCCATCCTCAGGGAAAATGGCACAACTTCATCTCGCCTGTGTTCATCCAGGCCTTCACCCTCACCTTCCTTGCAGAGTGGGGAGACCGCTCTCAGCTGACCACCATCATCTTGGCTGCCCGGGAG GATCCTTTTGGAGTGGCGGTGGGTGGTACTCTGGGACACTGTCTGTGCACAGGACTGGCTGTGGTTGGAGGAAGGATGATTGCACAGAAGATCTCTGTCAGAACTG